In one window of Halorubrum sp. BV1 DNA:
- a CDS encoding helical backbone metal receptor — protein MTSPRVVSLAPSATATVSALGAADLLVGVTAHCDPPGDSGGAHGGGGLPEPVGGWLNPDLDRVAALDPDAVLTSDELQADLAAACRDRGLPVCHREPADLDAVVETFAARGDDVGRSVAGERLASAARDRLDRVAAAVAGRPRPTVYCEEWSDPPMAAGNWVPDAVRAAGGRYPFVDAGERSREIGLDAVAAADPDHVIVHVCGHGDRIDPATVDDRDWAVDAPTHVIDDSLLNQPSPALIDGIERLARVFHPAAFPSSDRGEEGDA, from the coding sequence ATGACGTCACCCCGCGTCGTCTCGCTCGCGCCCAGCGCGACGGCGACCGTCTCGGCTCTGGGTGCCGCAGACCTGCTCGTCGGGGTCACCGCCCACTGCGATCCGCCCGGCGACTCCGGCGGGGCGCACGGCGGAGGCGGCCTGCCCGAACCCGTCGGCGGCTGGCTGAACCCCGACCTCGACCGCGTCGCCGCCCTCGATCCGGACGCGGTCCTCACGAGCGACGAGTTACAGGCCGATCTCGCCGCGGCGTGTCGCGACCGCGGACTCCCGGTATGTCACCGCGAGCCGGCCGACCTCGACGCGGTCGTCGAGACGTTCGCGGCCCGCGGCGACGACGTGGGGCGGTCGGTGGCCGGCGAGCGGCTCGCGTCCGCGGCCCGCGATCGACTCGATCGCGTCGCGGCGGCGGTCGCCGGCCGGCCCCGCCCGACCGTCTACTGTGAGGAGTGGTCTGACCCGCCGATGGCCGCCGGGAACTGGGTCCCCGACGCCGTCCGCGCCGCCGGCGGCAGGTACCCTTTCGTCGACGCCGGCGAGCGCTCGCGCGAGATAGGCCTTGACGCGGTCGCCGCGGCCGACCCGGATCACGTCATCGTCCACGTCTGCGGGCACGGCGATCGGATCGACCCCGCAACCGTCGACGACCGCGACTGGGCGGTGGACGCGCCGACCCACGTGATCGACGACTCGCTTTTGAACCAGCCGAGCCCGGCTCTGATCGACGGGATCGAGCGACTGGCGCGGGTGTTTCACCCCGCGGCGTTCCCGTCGTCCGACCGGGGCGAAGAGGGAGACGCGTGA